One genomic window of Polyangium aurulentum includes the following:
- a CDS encoding serine/threonine-protein kinase, translating to MSSGPARPPGTGVGAVDPRAASAPAIVVRPSMASMSGYASDMTAYSTPDAGFAAAPQGMAKVCPSCRTPYPQEFNVCPRDGASLAFHDELVGSIFRDSFRIVRVIGEGGMGRVYEAHHTRIPSKRFAIKMLHPEFAREPQILARFLREAEAAASIRSPYVVDVYDVDRLPDGRPYIVGELLEGKELADYLRENGKLPIGDAVRVVRQICKALAAAHAKGVVHRDMKPENVFLTGDLKNPTAKVLDFGISKMDTGGSGPALTRTGMIMGTPSYMSPEQAKGQRIDHRTDIYAVGAILYAVLTGRRPFDGDDPATTLTAVLTEDPPRPRSIDPSIPEPIEAIIQRTMAKNADERPSSMAELDAILAPFDPGDTGAGASGAAPGAKISDAAVLREHQKAAIARPLLALAGASGAVWAAGIVMVMIAAVLRISRGSTLRSSVTSSESALLVVCVGLVVLVPAAFLARHVQRNIWGNTAKSIDFASRLVPPVAAGLGAYGAASLLIRFLETVVIRHAIGVAWPFWDVLLLVIGLGAAIGTYRLDEAERKHA from the coding sequence GTGTCTTCTGGCCCCGCGCGTCCCCCCGGCACTGGCGTAGGAGCGGTCGATCCGCGGGCAGCTTCGGCCCCTGCGATCGTGGTGCGCCCCTCGATGGCGAGCATGTCCGGCTACGCGTCCGACATGACCGCCTACTCGACCCCCGACGCGGGCTTCGCCGCCGCCCCGCAGGGGATGGCCAAGGTCTGTCCCTCCTGTCGCACGCCTTATCCGCAGGAGTTCAACGTCTGTCCTCGCGACGGCGCGTCGCTCGCCTTTCACGACGAGCTGGTCGGCTCGATATTCCGCGATTCGTTCCGGATCGTGCGCGTGATCGGCGAGGGCGGCATGGGGCGCGTCTACGAGGCGCACCACACGCGCATCCCGAGCAAGCGCTTCGCGATCAAGATGCTCCACCCGGAGTTCGCGCGCGAGCCGCAGATCCTCGCCCGCTTCCTGCGCGAGGCCGAGGCCGCGGCGTCGATCCGAAGCCCGTACGTGGTCGACGTGTACGACGTCGATCGCCTCCCCGACGGCCGCCCCTACATCGTGGGCGAGCTGCTCGAGGGCAAGGAGCTGGCCGATTACCTCCGCGAGAATGGCAAGCTCCCCATTGGCGACGCGGTGCGGGTCGTCCGGCAGATCTGCAAGGCGCTCGCGGCCGCGCACGCCAAGGGCGTCGTGCACCGCGACATGAAGCCCGAGAACGTGTTTCTCACGGGCGATCTGAAGAATCCGACCGCCAAGGTCCTCGATTTCGGCATTTCGAAGATGGACACCGGCGGCTCGGGCCCGGCGCTCACGCGGACCGGCATGATCATGGGCACGCCCTCGTACATGTCGCCCGAGCAGGCGAAGGGGCAGCGCATCGATCATCGCACGGACATCTACGCCGTCGGCGCGATCCTCTACGCCGTGCTCACGGGCAGGAGGCCCTTCGACGGCGACGACCCGGCCACCACGCTCACGGCCGTGCTCACCGAGGACCCGCCGCGCCCCCGCTCCATCGATCCGAGCATCCCCGAGCCCATCGAGGCCATCATCCAGCGGACCATGGCGAAGAACGCCGACGAGCGCCCCTCGAGCATGGCCGAGCTCGACGCGATCCTCGCGCCCTTCGATCCGGGCGACACCGGCGCAGGCGCGAGCGGCGCGGCCCCCGGCGCGAAGATCTCGGACGCCGCCGTGCTGCGCGAGCACCAGAAGGCGGCCATCGCGCGCCCGCTCCTGGCGCTCGCCGGGGCGAGCGGGGCCGTCTGGGCCGCGGGCATCGTGATGGTGATGATCGCGGCCGTCCTGCGCATCTCGCGCGGCAGCACGCTGCGCTCGAGCGTGACGAGCTCCGAGTCGGCGCTGCTCGTCGTGTGCGTGGGCCTCGTCGTGCTCGTGCCCGCGGCGTTCCTCGCGCGCCACGTGCAGCGCAACATCTGGGGCAATACCGCGAAGTCGATCGACTTCGCCTCCCGGCTCGTCCCGCCGGTCGCCGCCGGGCTCGGCGCGTACGGCGCCGCGTCGCTGCTCATTCGCTTCCTCGAGACGGTCGTCATTCGCCACGCAATCGGCGTGGCCTGGCCTTTCTGGGACGTGCTCCTGCTCGTCATCGGCCTCGGCGCGGCCATCGGCACCTATCGGCTCGACGAGGCCGAGCGCAAGCACGCCTGA
- a CDS encoding DUF4132 domain-containing protein: protein MSDVEGVFLVRLRQITGATRVEEVRASAWPATRVMLRDLGYFAEAVRLVRTEPRAEVPFPLRLHAEGPEDPDRLARLRQITRAFTAAAALVADKPRRAEGAMRALEPELLPLGPEAAAALWIEAAAAFHRVGDEERADRMLGHLAALARRVHLDAALLGRAALPGEDGAPFHPDLLEVAALRAAQSWGPSAALSLRLEALRRRLGAGRRLPAGALRALERAADAVEDRADARARVDAALLGMAGLAGAWAADPEAAELRARIEALWARTYEAADRGAAARAAVAEELRAALPGLDRAGLQAATRLLLAAPPGASRGESETKALAAALAQRWQDPASRPFLAALLADLDAATPGLSDTLAALAPSPLGPPEGGPPPRHGTRAALHLALARWMPPSLVPAARAAFAAGNAEPDLDSLAPSPPAAWASAVRLLGLAQDERTPAPLAEHALALADALCSRAPAPAGRDEPRASHPGGLHVLGREDIAPAFALSSADRDALRAGIATTRALLAHRRDLHPSRWPAPALDHVSTPGEARLVLLTWALGRLDARDASTSHLRLARIADATPLVRAELGRLVPARPPGRTGAPSALARLASTALVRVPDDGARPLGDLVLLAPPRRFAEAFAADLGLSPDALTAPEPPAAMAASSPPPRADLAFLDPSRVPDEASLAALLAPAPHAPAPAPAPEPISTTRIAGHLLAVGPDGELRVTNARGEPLRHIPAAVRKDEAYRALVRGRRDDRARARQALRDLEARMTSAEPIAGEALAWLLDDPVHAALLRYLVMAPAASTSTPPEDAGLVWAWDQERGLGVLPLDYDARWLGWIDVELLHPARLPNLAAWRALLSDLGVRQELAQLSRERASLPPAELERTESLRLAGRTARSAASLRLALAAEGFRTGPGLARRSFSHYDANGRTEMEAWFDPGGAPWPGDPCTSGAFGFRDRQGVPLALSAVPAPILHEAQRSIERALARAAPRSGR from the coding sequence TTGAGCGACGTCGAGGGGGTCTTCCTCGTGCGCCTGCGGCAGATCACGGGGGCGACGCGCGTCGAGGAGGTGCGGGCCTCGGCCTGGCCTGCGACGCGCGTCATGCTGCGGGATCTCGGCTACTTCGCCGAGGCGGTGAGGCTCGTGCGGACCGAGCCGCGCGCGGAGGTCCCCTTCCCCTTGCGGCTGCACGCCGAGGGCCCCGAGGACCCCGATCGCCTCGCGCGCCTGCGGCAGATCACGCGGGCCTTCACCGCGGCCGCCGCCCTGGTCGCCGACAAGCCTCGCCGCGCGGAGGGGGCGATGCGCGCGCTCGAGCCGGAGCTTCTGCCCCTCGGCCCCGAAGCCGCGGCGGCCCTTTGGATCGAGGCCGCGGCGGCGTTTCACAGGGTCGGCGACGAGGAGCGCGCCGATCGAATGCTCGGGCACCTCGCGGCCCTCGCGCGGCGCGTGCACCTCGACGCGGCGCTTCTGGGAAGGGCGGCGCTTCCCGGCGAGGACGGGGCGCCTTTTCACCCGGATCTGCTCGAGGTCGCGGCCCTTCGCGCAGCGCAATCCTGGGGACCCTCCGCCGCGCTGTCGCTTCGCCTCGAGGCCCTCCGGAGGCGCCTCGGCGCGGGACGAAGGCTGCCCGCCGGGGCTCTGCGCGCGCTCGAACGCGCAGCTGACGCCGTCGAAGATCGCGCGGATGCCCGTGCAAGGGTGGATGCCGCTCTCCTCGGCATGGCGGGCCTCGCCGGGGCGTGGGCGGCAGATCCCGAGGCCGCGGAGCTTCGCGCGCGGATCGAGGCCCTCTGGGCGCGAACGTACGAGGCCGCCGATCGCGGCGCCGCCGCCCGAGCCGCCGTCGCCGAGGAGCTCCGCGCAGCTTTGCCCGGGCTCGACCGCGCGGGCTTGCAAGCCGCCACCCGCTTGCTCCTCGCCGCCCCGCCGGGAGCCTCCCGCGGCGAGAGCGAAACGAAGGCGCTCGCCGCCGCGCTCGCGCAGCGGTGGCAAGACCCCGCCTCCCGGCCCTTCCTCGCCGCGCTGCTCGCCGACCTCGACGCGGCGACCCCGGGGCTCTCCGACACGCTCGCCGCCCTCGCGCCGAGCCCGCTCGGACCCCCCGAAGGAGGCCCACCACCCCGCCACGGCACGCGAGCCGCCCTCCACCTCGCCCTCGCGCGCTGGATGCCGCCGTCGCTCGTGCCCGCTGCACGCGCCGCGTTCGCCGCTGGAAACGCCGAGCCCGATCTCGATTCCCTCGCCCCCTCGCCCCCCGCAGCCTGGGCGTCCGCGGTCCGCCTCCTCGGGCTCGCGCAGGACGAGCGCACCCCGGCCCCGCTCGCCGAGCACGCCCTCGCCCTCGCCGACGCGCTCTGCTCCCGCGCCCCGGCCCCCGCTGGCCGGGACGAGCCACGCGCGAGCCACCCCGGCGGGCTCCACGTCCTCGGCCGCGAGGACATCGCCCCCGCCTTCGCGCTCTCGAGCGCCGACCGCGACGCCCTGCGCGCCGGCATCGCCACGACCCGGGCCTTGCTCGCCCATCGCCGGGATCTTCATCCCTCGCGCTGGCCTGCGCCCGCGCTCGACCACGTCTCCACGCCCGGCGAGGCGCGCCTCGTGCTGCTCACCTGGGCCCTCGGACGCCTCGACGCGCGCGACGCCTCCACGAGCCACCTGCGCCTCGCCCGCATCGCCGATGCCACCCCGCTCGTCCGCGCCGAGCTCGGCAGGCTCGTCCCCGCCCGCCCTCCGGGCCGCACGGGCGCCCCCTCGGCCCTCGCGCGCCTGGCCTCTACCGCCCTCGTGCGCGTGCCCGACGACGGCGCGAGGCCCCTCGGCGACCTCGTCCTCCTCGCCCCGCCCCGCCGCTTCGCCGAGGCCTTCGCCGCCGACCTCGGCCTCTCCCCCGACGCCCTCACCGCCCCCGAGCCCCCCGCCGCGATGGCCGCCTCCTCCCCGCCGCCGCGCGCCGACCTTGCCTTCCTCGACCCTTCTCGCGTCCCCGACGAGGCGTCGCTCGCAGCCCTCCTCGCGCCCGCGCCCCACGCCCCCGCGCCCGCCCCCGCACCCGAGCCCATTTCGACGACGCGCATTGCCGGGCATCTCCTCGCGGTCGGCCCGGATGGCGAGCTGCGGGTCACGAATGCGCGCGGCGAGCCCCTCCGGCACATCCCCGCCGCCGTGCGCAAGGACGAAGCCTATCGCGCCCTCGTCCGCGGCCGCCGCGACGATCGCGCCCGCGCCCGGCAAGCCCTCCGCGACCTCGAAGCCCGCATGACCAGCGCCGAGCCCATTGCAGGCGAGGCCCTCGCGTGGCTCCTCGACGATCCCGTTCACGCCGCCCTCTTGCGCTACCTCGTGATGGCCCCCGCGGCCTCGACCTCCACGCCCCCCGAGGACGCGGGGCTCGTCTGGGCCTGGGACCAGGAGCGCGGCCTCGGGGTCCTCCCGCTCGATTACGATGCCCGCTGGCTCGGCTGGATCGACGTCGAGCTCTTGCACCCCGCCCGCCTGCCGAACCTCGCCGCGTGGCGCGCGCTGCTCTCCGATCTCGGCGTCCGCCAGGAGCTCGCGCAGCTCTCCCGCGAACGCGCGAGCCTGCCCCCCGCGGAGCTCGAGCGCACCGAGAGCCTGCGCCTCGCCGGCCGCACGGCGCGCTCGGCCGCCTCCCTCCGGCTCGCCCTCGCCGCCGAGGGTTTTCGTACGGGGCCCGGCCTCGCGCGGCGATCGTTTTCCCATTACGACGCGAATGGGCGGACCGAGATGGAGGCCTGGTTCGATCCGGGAGGAGCGCCCTGGCCCGGGGATCCGTGCACCTCGGGCGCGTTCGGCTTTCGCGACCGGCAGGGCGTGCCCCTCGCCTTGTCGGCCGTGCCCGCGCCCATCTTGCACGAGGCGCAGCGGAGCATCGAAAGGGCCCTCGCCCGCGCCGCCCCGCGCTCGGGGCGCTGA
- a CDS encoding ATP-binding protein: MGESEAGAAKRAHLPDFLHARRDAILAAWVHRIRSLAPARCLSEAALFDHFGQVIDRIADGIESTSPPGHQEPPRVHALDRLGRGFDLRDVVHEYAILRRCVHDLWRREVGTPMPFDELDRLETAIDAAIADAAEKYTQAQAHTLKTLNRISEAALGTGDVDAVLQELARSILQANGVTDMAIILLCEGDDLRIHAMAGIEDDPPEALGTRVGEGLAGKVVAEGRPIALDSDELRAWLLPHGGQGDTRLKALYGVPLLAGERVIGVACLGARRAFVLPDEEKILFRTMVERASTVVVQAGLIAERRKAEQEREKAMAALRAEQNRLSQVLHQLPAGVIIADRAGKIVYGNDEVARIWRSPLIPSERVEEYGAWQGFDPVDGHPLRSEEWALARALAGERILDQQVEIKRGDGTRGYISNSGAPLRDEAGRIVGGVVAFYDITAQKEAEKQRDRLMDEMRFLSEVSEVLNLSLDYDKTLARLTRLLVPRLADWCSVDMVREDGTIGDFVAVAHGDPAKVALVHELRKRYPTPQDASYGVPHVLRTGEPEWLPEVTAEMNRASARDPEEVEMVLALGLRSYLSVPLNARGRTFGVISLAMAESGRTLGARDLALSQEIARRAAYAIDNARLYRIAREASAVRDNLLAIVSHDLKNLLGTIVLSGAAISRSLSDPTKLPKAQRAAEVIQRTGARMDRLIHDLVDVAQIQMGRLAMVKRMHDPAAIVAEAAEAFSAQAQEKGLTLEVAVERDLPEVSCDRERVLQVLSNLLSNAIKVTPAGGAVAARCGRRGEDVCFSVSDTGPGIVDEELPHVFERYFRGQRTEYKGMGLGLAIVKGIVDAHGGWVKADSRVGEGATFSFGLPAAANTPFP, from the coding sequence GTGGGCGAGAGCGAGGCAGGTGCGGCAAAGCGAGCTCATCTGCCTGATTTCCTCCACGCGCGCCGGGACGCGATCCTCGCCGCGTGGGTTCATCGCATCCGCTCGCTCGCCCCGGCGCGCTGTTTGTCCGAGGCCGCCCTCTTCGATCACTTCGGCCAGGTGATCGACCGCATCGCGGACGGCATCGAGTCGACAAGCCCGCCAGGGCACCAGGAGCCGCCCAGGGTCCACGCCCTCGACCGGCTCGGCCGCGGCTTCGATCTGCGCGATGTCGTGCACGAGTACGCGATCCTCCGGCGCTGCGTCCACGACCTGTGGCGCCGCGAGGTGGGCACGCCGATGCCCTTCGACGAGCTCGATCGCCTGGAGACGGCGATCGACGCCGCGATCGCCGACGCCGCCGAGAAGTACACGCAGGCGCAAGCCCATACCCTCAAGACGCTGAACCGCATCTCCGAGGCGGCGCTCGGCACGGGCGACGTGGACGCGGTGCTGCAAGAGCTCGCGCGCTCGATCCTCCAGGCCAACGGCGTCACCGACATGGCCATCATCCTCCTGTGCGAGGGGGACGATCTGCGCATCCACGCAATGGCCGGCATCGAGGACGATCCCCCCGAGGCGCTCGGCACGCGCGTCGGCGAGGGTTTGGCCGGCAAGGTCGTCGCCGAGGGCCGGCCCATCGCGCTCGATTCGGACGAGCTGCGCGCGTGGCTCCTGCCCCACGGCGGCCAGGGCGACACCCGGCTCAAGGCGCTCTACGGCGTGCCCCTGCTCGCGGGCGAGCGCGTCATCGGCGTCGCGTGCCTCGGCGCGCGCCGCGCGTTCGTGCTTCCGGACGAGGAGAAGATCCTCTTTCGGACCATGGTCGAGCGCGCCAGCACGGTCGTCGTGCAAGCGGGCCTCATCGCCGAGCGCAGGAAGGCCGAGCAGGAGCGCGAGAAGGCAATGGCCGCCCTGCGCGCCGAGCAGAACCGGCTCTCGCAGGTCCTCCACCAGCTACCGGCCGGCGTCATCATCGCCGATCGCGCGGGCAAGATCGTTTACGGCAATGACGAGGTCGCCCGTATCTGGCGCAGCCCGCTCATTCCCTCGGAGCGCGTCGAGGAATACGGCGCCTGGCAGGGCTTCGACCCCGTGGACGGCCATCCCCTGCGGTCGGAAGAATGGGCGCTCGCGAGGGCGCTCGCGGGCGAGCGGATCCTGGACCAGCAGGTCGAGATCAAGCGCGGCGACGGCACGCGCGGCTATATCTCGAACAGCGGCGCGCCGCTGCGGGACGAGGCGGGGCGCATCGTGGGCGGCGTGGTCGCCTTTTACGACATCACGGCGCAGAAAGAGGCGGAGAAGCAGCGCGATCGGCTGATGGACGAGATGCGCTTCCTCTCGGAGGTGAGCGAGGTCCTCAACCTGTCGCTCGATTACGACAAGACGCTCGCGCGCCTCACGCGGCTGCTCGTCCCGCGCCTGGCCGATTGGTGCTCGGTGGACATGGTCAGGGAAGACGGCACCATCGGCGATTTCGTGGCCGTCGCGCACGGCGACCCTGCCAAGGTCGCGCTCGTCCACGAGCTGCGCAAGCGCTACCCGACGCCGCAGGACGCTTCGTACGGCGTCCCGCACGTGCTGCGCACCGGCGAGCCGGAGTGGCTCCCGGAGGTCACCGCCGAGATGAACCGGGCGTCGGCGCGCGATCCCGAGGAGGTCGAGATGGTCCTCGCGCTCGGGCTCCGCTCCTACCTCTCCGTCCCGCTGAACGCGCGCGGCAGGACCTTCGGGGTCATCTCGCTGGCCATGGCCGAGTCGGGCAGGACCCTCGGCGCGCGCGATCTCGCCCTCTCCCAGGAAATCGCGCGGCGGGCGGCCTATGCGATCGACAACGCGCGCCTCTATCGGATCGCGCGGGAGGCTTCGGCCGTGCGCGACAACCTCCTCGCCATCGTCTCGCACGACCTGAAGAACCTGCTCGGCACCATCGTGCTCTCGGGCGCCGCGATCTCGCGCAGCCTTTCGGATCCGACGAAGCTGCCCAAAGCCCAGCGCGCCGCCGAGGTGATTCAACGGACGGGCGCGCGCATGGACAGGCTCATCCACGACCTCGTCGACGTGGCGCAGATCCAGATGGGTCGGCTCGCGATGGTCAAGCGCATGCACGATCCGGCCGCCATCGTGGCCGAAGCGGCGGAGGCGTTCAGCGCCCAGGCCCAGGAGAAGGGCCTCACGCTCGAGGTCGCCGTCGAGCGCGATTTGCCCGAGGTGTCGTGCGACCGGGAGCGCGTCCTGCAGGTGCTCAGCAATCTGCTCAGCAATGCGATCAAGGTGACGCCCGCGGGCGGCGCGGTCGCGGCGCGGTGCGGGCGGCGCGGGGAGGACGTGTGCTTCTCGGTCTCCGACACCGGCCCCGGCATCGTCGACGAGGAGCTGCCGCACGTCTTCGAGCGCTATTTCCGCGGCCAGCGCACCGAATACAAGGGCATGGGGCTCGGGCTCGCGATCGTGAAGGGCATCGTGGACGCGCACGGCGGGTGGGTGAAGGCAGACAGCCGGGTCGGTGAGGGCGCGACGTTCTCGTTCGGGCTTCCAGCCGCGGCGAACACGCCCTTTCCGTGA
- a CDS encoding ATP-binding protein, translating into MAEDRTMVWQAVSPLFTTETAASTRSLAVFLRTHRSEILQDWERAARAISSSRGLGRPALLDDIPNLLDCIANLAESEKKGCSACDGPAQAHAAARLSDGYDLDEVVAEYALLRDCVARAWDRATGGGVDGLRALHGAIDQAIGTAVDRFVAVRDTTLRALDRIATAGLESRDLEDLLGRLLRMFREMTAAVDTAAILLREGDRLYLRAASGLEDEAAQGFSLRIGEGFAGTIAAERKPMQLACAATDPLVVSPIFKQKGVRALYGVPLLDGDDVIGVAHIGSLGAAEFSQQDKALFSALAARATAAIHQHVLRDRAERAVRARDRAMAIVSHDLRNLLSVNEMATTLLMRSPCPEGDGEARQKLLARIARANEGMRRIIGDLLDLGSIDAGALSMDVKEHEARALVSDAASTFRDMAVEKSIRLTTDAAEATAVRCDRGRVMQVFSNLVGNALKFTAAGGHVELSARREGERVIFSVRDDGPGIAEDDLTSIFEPYRQARGDAARQKEGVGLGLAIAQGIVEAHGGKIWVVSEVGKGSTFLFSLPTAATPARP; encoded by the coding sequence ATGGCCGAAGATCGAACGATGGTCTGGCAGGCCGTTTCTCCCTTGTTCACGACCGAGACGGCGGCCTCCACCCGGAGCCTCGCCGTCTTTCTGCGCACCCACCGCAGCGAGATCCTCCAGGACTGGGAGCGGGCGGCCCGGGCCATATCGTCGTCCCGCGGCCTGGGCCGCCCGGCGCTGCTCGATGACATCCCCAACCTGCTCGATTGCATCGCGAACCTCGCCGAGTCCGAGAAAAAGGGCTGCTCGGCGTGCGATGGCCCGGCGCAGGCGCACGCCGCCGCGCGCCTGTCCGACGGCTATGACCTCGACGAGGTGGTGGCCGAGTACGCGCTCCTGCGCGACTGCGTGGCCCGGGCGTGGGATCGCGCCACGGGCGGCGGCGTCGACGGGCTGCGCGCCCTTCACGGCGCGATCGATCAGGCCATCGGGACCGCGGTCGACCGCTTCGTCGCGGTCCGTGACACCACGCTGCGCGCGCTCGATCGCATCGCGACGGCCGGGCTCGAGAGCCGCGACCTCGAGGACCTGCTCGGGCGGCTCTTGCGCATGTTCCGCGAAATGACGGCGGCCGTCGACACGGCCGCGATTCTCCTCCGCGAGGGCGACCGGCTCTACCTGCGCGCCGCCTCCGGGCTCGAGGACGAGGCCGCGCAGGGCTTCTCCCTGCGCATCGGCGAGGGCTTCGCGGGCACCATCGCGGCCGAGCGAAAGCCCATGCAGCTCGCGTGCGCGGCCACCGATCCCCTCGTCGTGAGCCCGATCTTCAAGCAAAAGGGCGTCCGCGCGCTCTATGGCGTCCCCCTGCTCGACGGCGACGACGTCATCGGCGTCGCGCACATCGGCTCGCTCGGGGCGGCCGAGTTCTCGCAGCAGGACAAGGCCCTCTTCTCCGCGCTCGCCGCCCGCGCGACGGCTGCGATCCACCAGCACGTGCTGCGCGATCGCGCCGAGCGCGCCGTCCGGGCTCGCGACCGGGCGATGGCCATCGTCTCGCACGACCTCAGAAACCTGCTGTCCGTGAACGAGATGGCCACCACGCTGCTCATGCGCAGCCCCTGCCCCGAAGGCGACGGCGAGGCTCGCCAGAAGCTCCTCGCCCGCATCGCCCGCGCCAACGAGGGCATGCGCCGCATCATCGGCGATCTGCTCGATCTCGGCAGCATCGACGCGGGCGCGCTTTCGATGGACGTGAAGGAGCACGAGGCGCGCGCGCTCGTCTCCGACGCCGCCTCCACGTTCCGCGACATGGCGGTCGAGAAATCGATCCGGCTCACCACCGACGCGGCGGAGGCGACGGCCGTGCGCTGCGATCGCGGCCGCGTCATGCAGGTCTTCTCGAACCTCGTCGGCAACGCCCTCAAGTTCACGGCCGCGGGCGGACACGTCGAGCTGTCGGCCAGGCGCGAGGGCGAACGCGTGATCTTCTCGGTGCGCGACGACGGACCCGGGATCGCCGAGGACGACCTCACGAGCATCTTCGAGCCCTATCGGCAGGCCCGCGGCGACGCCGCACGCCAAAAGGAAGGCGTGGGGCTCGGCCTCGCCATCGCGCAGGGGATCGTCGAGGCGCACGGCGGCAAGATCTGGGTCGTGAGCGAGGTTGGGAAAGGCTCGACGTTCCTCTTTTCATTGCCCACGGCGGCCACGCCGGCACGACCGTAG